In the Caenorhabditis elegans chromosome X genome, one interval contains:
- the F36G3.3 gene encoding LITAF domain-containing protein (Confirmed by transcript evidence): MSFQNPPAYDQIVPPAYNPDYAPTQPVYHPSSHVTAPPYHYHDNGGFENVVDVNSPVYTTLASGPMPTSTIIIRLEPHATKLQCPYCRMDIVTRTKSVYGLLTWIFFAALFLFGCWCCCFLPFCLRSCKDIIHTCPNCRAMIGVHRRI, translated from the exons ATGTCGTTTCAAAATCCACCAGCCTATGATC AAATTGTCCCACCAGCTTACAATCCGGATTACGCACCCACACAGCCCGTGTACCATCCAAGCAGTCATGTAACAGCTCCACCGTACCATTACCACGATAATGGAGGTTTTGAGAATGTGGTCGACGTGAACTCTCCGG TATACACAACATTAGCGTCTGGTCCGATGCCAACATCTACTATCATCATTCGTCTGGAACCTCATGCGACCAAACTGCAGTGTCCGTATTGTCGAATGGac atagtgACACGTACTAAATCAGTTTATGGTTTGCTGACTTGGATATTCTTTGCTGCACTTTTTCTTTTCGG ctGCTGGTGTTGTTGTTTCTTGCCATTCTGTCTACGTTCGTGCAAAGACATCATCCATACGTGTCCGAACTGTCGTGCCATGATTGGTGTACATCGGCGAATTTGA
- the lgc-47 gene encoding Ligand-gated ion channel 50 (Confirmed by transcript evidence) has translation MPPSFVTQNTKTTRIQSFTMLSTLFLLLYATRETVNAMTAEISPTVSYLLDRGCANDTEIIDHLLIDRALYYNKHKLPSPQVDVRIEMWVQEVTSVSELTQDFEIDLYMNEYWTDPGLAYDILNPCQGNLSFDWAVMQNIWTPNTCFINSKKAQLHSSPFTNVFLMVFPNGSVWSNWRIKSTGPCVMDLTKFPMDSIECTLTFESFNYNKDEVFMRWGDPPLTIFKPIELPDFTMTNFSTSNKFQLYAAGYWSELNVNFLFRRRSGWYLLQGYIPTYMTVFISWIPFYLGPKAIPARTMIGVNALLALTFQFGNIIRNLPRVSYIKAIDVWMLSGICFVFASLFELATIGFLMRNEGKPATKSSRSTKNSNRWQQPSVCREDTQRKSQNIVFCERLDNTSRLMFPVVFTFYNFIYWFVYMKQAWDQAP, from the exons ATGCCACCATCATTCGTCACACAAAACACCAAGACCACCAGGATTCAAAG CTTTACAATGCTCTCCACATTGTTTCTGTTGCTCTATGCCACCCGGGAAACGGTCAATGCAATGACTGCCGAGATCAGCCCAACTGTTTCTTATTTATTAGATCGAGG tTGTGCAAATGATACGGAAATTATTGATCATCTTCTTATCGACCGTGCTCTATACTACAATAAACATAAGCTACCATCTCCACAAGTAGACGTGAGGATTGAGATGTGGGTACAAGAAGTGACATCAGTTTCCGAGCTAACGCAAGATTTTGAAATAG ATTTATACATGAACGAATATTGGACAGACCCCGGGTTAGCCTACGACATTCTCAATCCTTGTCAG GGCAATCTATCATTTGATTGGGCTGTCATGCAGAATATCTGGACTCCAAACACATGCTTCATCAATTCCAAAAAGGCACAACTTCACAGCTCGCCATTTACTAATGTTTTCTTAATGGTCTTTCCAAATG gctCAGTGTGGTCAAATTGGAGGATAAAGAGTACGGGCCCTTGTGTGATGGATCTGACAAAGTTTCCAATGGACAGTATCGAATGTACACTGACTTTTGAATCATTCAACTACAACAAG gACGAAGTTTTCATGCGATGGGGCGATCCTCCATTAACGATCTTCAAACCCATCGAACTACCTGATTTCACAATGACAAACTTTAGTacttcaaataaatttcag CTTTATGCTGCCGGCTACTGGAGTGAACTCAATGTGAACTTTCTCTTCCGCCGAAGGTCTGGATGGTATCTCTTGCAAGGTTACATTCCAACCTATATGACAGTGTTCATTTCTTGGATTCCATTTTACTTGGGCCCAAAAGCAATACCCGCTCGGACTATGATAG gtgtcAATGCCCTACTGGCGCTTACCTTCCAGTTTGGTAATATAATCCGAAACCTACCACGAGTGTCGTATATCAAAGCCATCGACGTCTGGATGTTGAG tGGCATATGCTTTGTTTTTGCATCTTTGTTTGAACTTGCAACCATCGGTTTTTTGATGCGAAATGAAGGCAAACCGGCGACAAAATCAAGCCGTTCAACTAAAAA TTCTAATCGTTGGCAACAACCAAGTGTTTGCCGAGAAGACACTCAAAGAAAGTCACAAAATATCGTATTCTGTGAGCGATTAGACAACACGTCAAGATTAATGTTTCCAG tagTGTTCACATTCTACAACTTCATATATTGGTTTGTTTACATGAAACAAGCATGGGATCAGGCACCATAA
- the lgc-47 gene encoding Ligand-gated ion channel 50 (Confirmed by transcript evidence), translating to MLSTLFLLLYATRETVNAMTAEISPTVSYLLDRGCANDTEIIDHLLIDRALYYNKHKLPSPQVDVRIEMWVQEVTSVSELTQDFEIDLYMNEYWTDPGLAYDILNPCQGNLSFDWAVMQNIWTPNTCFINSKKAQLHSSPFTNVFLMVFPNGSVWSNWRIKSTGPCVMDLTKFPMDSIECTLTFESFNYNKDEVFMRWGDPPLTIFKPIELPDFTMTNFSTSNKFQLYAAGYWSELNVNFLFRRRSGWYLLQGYIPTYMTVFISWIPFYLGPKAIPARTMIGVNALLALTFQFGNIIRNLPRVSYIKAIDVWMLSGICFVFASLFELATIGFLMRNEGKPATKSSRSTKNSNRWQQPSVCREDTQRKSQNIVFCERLDNTSRLMFPVVFTFYNFIYWFVYMKQAWDQAP from the exons ATGCTCTCCACATTGTTTCTGTTGCTCTATGCCACCCGGGAAACGGTCAATGCAATGACTGCCGAGATCAGCCCAACTGTTTCTTATTTATTAGATCGAGG tTGTGCAAATGATACGGAAATTATTGATCATCTTCTTATCGACCGTGCTCTATACTACAATAAACATAAGCTACCATCTCCACAAGTAGACGTGAGGATTGAGATGTGGGTACAAGAAGTGACATCAGTTTCCGAGCTAACGCAAGATTTTGAAATAG ATTTATACATGAACGAATATTGGACAGACCCCGGGTTAGCCTACGACATTCTCAATCCTTGTCAG GGCAATCTATCATTTGATTGGGCTGTCATGCAGAATATCTGGACTCCAAACACATGCTTCATCAATTCCAAAAAGGCACAACTTCACAGCTCGCCATTTACTAATGTTTTCTTAATGGTCTTTCCAAATG gctCAGTGTGGTCAAATTGGAGGATAAAGAGTACGGGCCCTTGTGTGATGGATCTGACAAAGTTTCCAATGGACAGTATCGAATGTACACTGACTTTTGAATCATTCAACTACAACAAG gACGAAGTTTTCATGCGATGGGGCGATCCTCCATTAACGATCTTCAAACCCATCGAACTACCTGATTTCACAATGACAAACTTTAGTacttcaaataaatttcag CTTTATGCTGCCGGCTACTGGAGTGAACTCAATGTGAACTTTCTCTTCCGCCGAAGGTCTGGATGGTATCTCTTGCAAGGTTACATTCCAACCTATATGACAGTGTTCATTTCTTGGATTCCATTTTACTTGGGCCCAAAAGCAATACCCGCTCGGACTATGATAG gtgtcAATGCCCTACTGGCGCTTACCTTCCAGTTTGGTAATATAATCCGAAACCTACCACGAGTGTCGTATATCAAAGCCATCGACGTCTGGATGTTGAG tGGCATATGCTTTGTTTTTGCATCTTTGTTTGAACTTGCAACCATCGGTTTTTTGATGCGAAATGAAGGCAAACCGGCGACAAAATCAAGCCGTTCAACTAAAAA TTCTAATCGTTGGCAACAACCAAGTGTTTGCCGAGAAGACACTCAAAGAAAGTCACAAAATATCGTATTCTGTGAGCGATTAGACAACACGTCAAGATTAATGTTTCCAG tagTGTTCACATTCTACAACTTCATATATTGGTTTGTTTACATGAAACAAGCATGGGATCAGGCACCATAA